Below is a window of Mus caroli chromosome 2, CAROLI_EIJ_v1.1, whole genome shotgun sequence DNA.
TCTTCCTTGACACCCATTTCTCCCAACATCCTTCCTTAATCTTGCTTCATCCAGTACAGTTTTCATGAAGCCATTAATCTTGTCGTATGTCTTAATATAATACTAATTAACTCCCAGaaaaatatttgaacacttggacTCATAATTCCAACTCATTTTGAAGGGGTACAAAAATTCAGCCCATAAACTTAAAGACAGAAGGTTTTGAAAGTAACAAAATGTTTGTATGCAGTGCTGAagaatacatttttctaaatcTTAACATTATGCACTGTACTTAAATGatcttaaaattccattttagtAAGGGTTAATAAGGAAAATTTCAGTTGAAATCTTGCAGTCCCCGTTTGCAAAAAGCAATCGTCTTTTGCAAGCAGAATCGTCATTCTATTCATCTGTTTGGTAAATGTTTATGCTTTCCCCAACTACGTATAAAATTATTACCATTCATTCTGTATAAGGCGTTGAAAAGTCggaacacacatatattttaaccCTTGCTAGTCTGTAGAAACGAATACTTAAAACGACTTTTTAATGTAGATTCTATTCAGTTGGAGCCTCACTAACAGACTCAGTGGTTCTATCTAGTCGATGTTTCTTCTAGGACTAACAACAGAGAAAAAagtgaaggcagaggaagggaggggcagcCCCTGGGGCCTTAGGCTTTGGTGAGTGAGCCACAGGAGACTCAGACCCGGGTGGGAAAAGGCCATGGGGTCAGCTGCTCTCATCTCCGAAACCAGTCAATACTTTCAGAAAAATCACTGCCCTTGGAAAGCTACGAGACATCAGCTCTCTCCAAATGAGTCTTAGCAATGaatattcccccacccccacccccgctccccgGGTCCAAAACtaagctaagataaaaaaaaaaccaagagtgAAGACACGCCCAAATAAAAAGCATCTGAATAGATCCGGAAGACTCCCAACTTCCGTCAGATGAGAAACGGCATCCAATCGGCGCCCGTTTCTTAGCAGCCAATCAGCCCTCACCTTACAACGGTGCTCCGGAGAGGAGGCCTGGGCTGCTCTCTTTGTAAGGGGTAAGGTTGTCACTGCAGGGGCCAGCTCCAGTAAGTTACCAGtgcagtgtcttttttttttttttttttctctctttatttctttttttttcttgtgcttgctgcttttccttCTCCGCTCATGTAATGCACTCCCTGAACCAAGAAATCAAAGCATTCTCCCGGGATAATCTCAGGAAGCAGTGCACCAGGGTGACCACGCTAACTGGAAAGAAACTTATAGAAACCTGGAAAGATGCCACAGTTCATGTTGTGGAGACAGAGCCCAGCGGTGGGGGTGGTTGTGGCTATGTGCAGGACCTTACCTTGGACCTGCAAGTTGGCGTTATTAAGCCCTGGTTGCTTCTGGGTGAGTAGACTGACTTGCCACTTCCTTATGGAGTCCTAGGCTGGGTTCCTTTGCCATCAGCTTCCCCTGTGCACACTAATCCCCTATGCACAATACTATCAGCTATCCTAATGAACAGTTGAAATGTTTAGGTTAGGAAAAAACAGGGACGTGTCTGCCCCCACAACCTTCTTCTGAAAACAGTAGCACTTTGATACCTGATGATTGAGTTTTAGAAGAAATGTTCCTCTATTTCTCtaactttctttaaaagataatgggatgttgtattttcttgtattataGAAAAGACTATacctttaaaaatgcaaaaagcattGGCTTTTGAAAGGATGTTGAGGACACACTTCCTTCCTGTGGCTGCATCTGCTCATGGTGCTCATAGCTATGAACCCGATGGTCTTATTTCTTGTGCTATGGAAACACTGAGTTCGTATACAAGCAACACCCACAGATAACAATAGAAACAAGCTTGTAAGAGCTTGTAAACAAGCTTGTAAACTCACTTGTTACCTTGTTGTTCTGGGACGGTGTTCTGTAGAAACCAGCCTGTTCCATAAGTCGGCATTGGTGTGCATTTATGAATGAGAAATTAACTCTTGGACACAGAACCAGGAGTTAGACACACCCACCATATGGACTAAACACAGCATATATTGTTTTAAAGGTCTTCAAGTAGGGATTATCTTTATATTACAAATAGGAATTGGCATTAATATTGGTTAAGTAATTTGCACAGGCAATAGATTCAGGAAATAGCAGAGATGTCCAAGGGGATTAGGTCTAAGTGTGACTGACTCTTGCACACTATCATAGTACTATGTTGTTTAAGGTTAAACTTACATTAGGTGTTCCAATTCATTTATTCTCTCAAAACTTCAAAAAACCCATCTGCTTAcattattttttagtttatttattttattttgtgtgcatgtgttgcatAAGTGTATGCGCGTGTAGTGTGTGTACGACactccacctctccagctcctgtctgCTTTCACTGAAAGGACATCGTATAAGGTTGTTTTggcattgtgatttttttttttcttttggcaaaaCTCAAGTACCACCATGTATCCTAAGACCTGTCACATACATTTTCTCTAGATTGACTAAATAAATAGGACCAGATAAAATTTGCagtttagagaaaataaaaataccatcTTCTAACCAATGAAAAGCAGAAAGTGAAGTGACTTTTGGCTGAGCTGGCTAGTTCAGATCTTATGTCTTCATCTAAGAATGAGATTATGTACATTCATACTTTGCAGCACCCCCCCACCaagccttttctgacctccacaattGATCACCAActctctgtctgtcctttgtctttctctctccctctcaccccctctttgtctttctctctcttacatacacaataaacagaaaaaaagtaagtgaataaattagcaaatactttttaaaaaaaaagaatcttaattgGCTGCAATTAGAGCTGtctcagaagctgagagaggatAGTAActagttcaaggcctgcctgggctccaGAGTGAGGTCGGATTGAGCAACATAGTGAGAGtcagtgatagagtacttgcctcaACGCCACAAACACACCTAATACACAGCATTTATGTTTATATCAATATTGTCTTAATTTGGAAGTCACTTAGAAAGTAAAGCATCTATAGTCAACCTGACCTGTCTGCTTCAGatatgaagagagagacagagacagagacagagacacagagagagaattacCAAGGCAGTCAGTGTAGGGTGAAAagggaaataatttcatttaagttatgttacaattttttattattttaaaatagaaccaGAATAGAATAATTAGTTTAAAGATATGTTAACTACTAAACTAAAATTAATGTATCTGAACCTGTTTACCCACCCCAACACAGTTAAAACCGAGAATCACCTTTTTAGTCATGAAGTATTTCCAACTGATAGAAAGTCACAGGATGGTGAGAGAGCAGAGTTTCTGTACCCACCATACATATTTGCCAAATGCTCATATTTTAGAAGTCCAGCTTCCAAGTAGACTGAAGCAGAACACACATTCTGCTGACCAGGTTTAGTAAGGAGCCTCTCAGCTTGGAATCACTGTGTGCTTGTGGCCCCTTGGTTATCATGTGAGAGAAACTGGCTGATTCCTAGATATGGAAGGGGATGGAAAAGAGCATTGTTTATGGAAATGGAGCCacagaaaagtaaaattcttGAAACCCTTTATTGCGAATGTCCTATTTGATCATTTGGGAAACCTGCTATACTCTGTCAttcattctttgcttttttttttttttttttttttttttttttttttttgagaagggtttctctgtatagccctggctgtcctggctgtcctggaactcactttgtagaccaggctggcctcgaactcagaaatccacctgcctctgcctcctaaccaagtgctgggattaaaggcatgcgccaccaccgccaggctaaTTCTTTGCTTATTAACTAGAGCTAGTCTCCAAATGTGGGAGAGTAGAGAGCCATCTTCAATAGAAAGAGCCGGTGAAAGGCACAGCACTAGCGGCACACAGTGTGTGGGTGGGAGCCATGAACCTCAAAGCTACCAAGTGTTCCCTCTCCTGCTGCCCGGAACTCTGTGGGTGTCTGATTTCCTTAataccctttttctttttcttttataaaagaaagggttATTTATTGTAAACCTGCGTTTAGTGTTTTGTCCGGTGTACTTTGTTATTCAGcaatacatgtttttattttctattgtttatttcACAGCATGCCTGGAGTTTATGTGTGTATtagggatctaaactcaggtcccatGTTAGTAAAGTACTTTtcccgctgagccatttcccaagcCCCTGAAGCACATTCTATTTCCTAATATATTGAGAACATGATCGCCATGCCTTAcctattttaatgtttgtttccAGTGGTACATATTGTGGGACAGATCTCACTATGGTAATCTTTAAATTCTGAGCACCTCTGTTGGACTAGGAGTTGTTTtgcttgctggttttgtttttatttgttatgtgtTGAACATCCTGAGAGGTAATCACTGCAGCACCTATGACTTTAGTGTAAATTATTCAAAGTGGGAAAGTCCTTAGATTATAAAAGATAATTTTCCACGATGAATATTACCAAATTTCCTTTCCCAAAGCTGGTTTCTTCCCATGATGATTTTTACCCcctgttgtgatttttttttttttttacattttttattcacttaaattttatttatatgagtacactgaagctgtcttcagatgcaccagaagagggcatcagatcctattacagatggttgtgagccaccatgtggttgctgggaattgaactcaggacctctggaagaacagtcagtgctcttaaccactgagctgtctctctagcctaCCTCTGTTGTGATTTTTAAGAGAATCATTACAGAAAGTTCCCATGATTGTACTTATGTTCAAGGTAATATGATTTATTTCCTCAGGGTCACAGGATGCTGCACATGACCTGGAGCTACTGAGAAAGCataaggtaaatgaagaaaatggataTTTCAACTCTGGTACCACGTACAGGAAGATGTCCATTTTTCTATGGGAAGGATTGTATCCCTCACTTTTGGACTAggattttggtttgatttgtatCACTTGGGCTATCCTTTTAGTAGCATTGCCGAAATAATTGcatctattttaaatatacagGACTGTAATTCATCCTTTGAGTTTCGTTTGAATCCTTCTCAGATTCCTTCACGCCCTCATGAACTGGACTCTGGCAGGGCTTATTTCTCGCCTCTGCTTTCCCTCATGTCAGATTTTCCCTCATGTCTGCTTGTCACAGATCTACCCATTCTCGCTCCCGGCTCATATCCCAGTCTCCTGGACACTGCTTCTGACGACCTCGCTTCACACAGCCAATAGGATTTATTGCTCCTTTTCAGTATTTCTTCAGAGTAATTTTTAGCTATTTGCTGTTGACAACTCATGTTAAGTGGTTTGAGGAGCACATGGGGTTTTAATGCACTGAGTGGACCCAAGAAGAAGCCAGAGGTGTACAGTCGGGTATTGTGGGGTTGAGTGCAGAGTGATGGTGCCTTTAACCCCGGGTTGTCGTATTTAGCTTGGGGCTTGGGGACTCGGGAAATGCTTCTTGGAGGAGGTGAGGATTCAGTTTTGCTCTGAGAAGGGTGGAGAAAGGAACAGGCATCTTAGGACTCGGATGGAAGAGATGGGGTGTGTAGACACCCCAGAGCTAGAAAAGAGAAAGGCTGACGTTTTCAGGGACAGAAACAGCTCAGAAAATGATATGAGAGCGAAGAGAATGAGTGAGAGAGGTAAGTGTAAAACAGAGTATGGAGGGCCATGTAAAACCAGTGCAAGTTGTCTGGAAGTGATCTAAAACATGGCATAAATCCAATGAGAGGTTTTATCTAGGGAAATAGCAAGATTAAATTGTCTTCCAAAAAAGATTTCTCATTAGAAGCCGCATGGGAAATAGACTGTGGGAATTGCTTGAGCTAGAGATGGAGAGGCCAACTGTGAAGTTATTTTAGTACTCTTAGAGAAGATGATTGTAGTGGATTTGAGATATGCTTAGATATCCAAATCCTTACAATTCAGTGATTGCTTAGCTATAGGGAGAAGGGGCTTCCTAGTTAGTTGCTGggctgtttaggaaggattaggacttgtggccttgttggaggagatgtctcactttcaaaagcccataccaggcATAGTCTCATGCCATCTCTCAGTGTGGATCAGATGTGGGCTCTCAGCTACTGGTCTAGGACCATGACTGACTGGCTGCTGCCAAACCTCAAGCAAGCCCCCACTTAAATGGTTTCTtttaggagttgccttggtcatggtgtctcttcccaaaGGTAGAACTGCAAGTAAGAGAAATTGGGTGGCACCGGGCAGGCATTGAGTTAAGGCATTAACATTAAGGCCAATGTTAGAGAAGTAGAAGGTTCTGGAAAGTCACTAGAGGAAAGTGTAGACGTAGTAGTATGGATCCAGGTGCACAACCAGGAAGGGCCTACAAAGTATGCAGGAATGTATCACTTATGGAAGTAAGGCAGAAAGGAAGCATATAGGTAAGGCAGTGAGATCTGATGGGAAGATGTAAAGGTTGCCATGTGACACTTTCAGAGGAGATCATCTCCTCTGAAAGGACCAAACAAGGCAGCAAGAGACTGGTAGGGCAGCTTGTGTGAACTGACTTCTCTGAGAGCATTCATTTCGCTGAGACCTCATAACTGGCAACCGTGATGAAGATGGGAAGAACATTTCGGCTGAGAGAAGAGCTGTGGACAACTACCACctctcctccccacacacactGGTGTGGGCTGAGACAAGTGGTACACTGGGTAATCTCTTCCTCCCATGGGAGTCCACTCCCTTAGCCTTAGCTCTCACCACTGCCTGTCTTATATTATCACCACTGAGACGCTGAGAGGATAAAGACCTTACTCATCGTATGTTTGTCACCCACAGCTCTGAGGGAAACAACAATTGATTGAATGGAGGATAAAAAAATGTGACATGTTAATTATTTGCAGTTATTTCccaaaggaaaatatctaatgatCAGTTCATTAGCTAGTACCTGTGCCTGTCAATTTATAGACCTGTGTTTAATTTAGCTTCTCTTTGGTTTATTACACTTATTAGCACGATAATGAGAAATAACGACCCTTAATTTCGTAAACATGTGAGAATGCCTGGATCGCCTACCAGGATCCTTGCACACCAACAGTTCAACAAAACGAGAGAAAGTTTCAGCCTTCTTTCCACTAACTGATCAGTGCTGTTCAGGGTAATGTGGCAAATGGAATCTGAAAAACCTTTGCATTAGCaagtcatgtttttgtttttttgtgtttttgttttgttttgttttgttttgtttttgttatcacTGCTCCTGTTTTAATGGCAGACTTGTCCACATTCTGCTTCACAGTTGGGGTGGGAAACAAGTGCATCTCGATCACATCCTGCTCGCTCTCTGCACAGTCACCCTCTTAGTCATGCCTAGGAGAAGCGAACTCCTCTTACTATCCCTACTATAAAGGGCATCCCATCCCAAGGCCAGCATCAGTAAGCAGTTCTCTACCTGAGAAATATAAGGAGGCCTTATTGGAAAAAAAGGCTTTTTAGGTTGGGTTCCTCATCAGCTCTACTACCTGTGGTTCACTgcaataaaacaaaccaaccaaccaactgaccAAAACCCACCCCTTGTCACCAAAGTTTTTGTATGGGTATGaactgagggtttttgtttgtttgttttgttttgtttccccccaGTAGATCTTTTAAGAACGTTCTGCTAAGGTCATTGTTCATTCAGTGCTTGTGATAGTAAGGTCAACCtggtctttattttcattgagttGGGTTACAACAAAAGGGCTGTACATGTATTATGAAGGAGCATTGCTGTTGAGGGATGAGGCAGAGGAACGGGCACAAAGATGATGTATCATTCAGTGAGTCAAGTTATATTTCTGATTATTCTTATGATGGAAATTAACATTATAGTCTATTTTTAGATTATCTGATTCATAGAACttaaaattcatctttttttttctttcctttaaggtGACTCATATTCTCAATGTTGCATATGGAGTTGAAAATGCTTTCCTCAGTGAGTTTACATATAAGACCATTTCTATACTG
It encodes the following:
- the Dusp19 gene encoding dual specificity protein phosphatase 19, which encodes MHSLNQEIKAFSRDNLRKQCTRVTTLTGKKLIETWKDATVHVVETEPSGGGGCGYVQDLTLDLQVGVIKPWLLLGSQDAAHDLELLRKHKVTHILNVAYGVENAFLSEFTYKTISILDVPETNILSYFPECFEFIEQAKLKDGVVLVHCNAGVSRAAAIVIGFLMSSEEVAFTTALSLVKEARPSICPNPGFMEQLCTYQVGKESNGGDKGPAVDTACGL